The region ACAAACCAGTTACCAGTTTTAAGCcctgattacaaattataaataaagaaataatataaatattcaccgCATATAAACGATTATTGACTACACCAATACCCAAATTACATCTTTTAGTAGACATACTAGCTACCAACCTCCATTTTTGATTACTGACATCAAATACCTCCACACTATTTAAAGCCCTGTTGCCATCATATCctcctacctataattaaaaaataatgtctactaatattataaaataattaaaatattgggtTAACTTACTGCATATATACAATCATCCAATACACCAACTCCCAATAGCTCTCTTCCAACTACCATGTCGGCCATTGGAACCCAAGAGGGTGATTGTGAAGATACATCAAGCATACTAACAGATTGTGAATATGAATAATTCACACCTCCTACAGCAAAAACAAACTGATCTCTAATTACACCTAGACCAGCTTTCTGACGGCCATCATTTATTCCTGGTGCTTTCTCACGTAGTTTGGTTGCTGGGTCATACCATTCTGTATAGCACCTTGGGGATGTATCAGACTCGCtgaacattaaaataacctgaaataatatcaatggataaaataatagtgaagataaatttatctaacgGAATCATACTTTTTGTGAGTCACCAAACTGCCTGGGCTTACAACGAATTGTTTGTGGAATGGTGAAATACTGAACAgacttttgtatattaaaacttaatgcTTCAATTACAAAAtctttacctaaaaatattataataacaattaatgaaataaataaatttataatgaatgcatatattttatgaatataacaaacatttagGATTATTCTTTAGAAGAGGTTcgtttactatatttaataatatatcaggtcTAGATGCTATTATTGGCAAACGCACGTGTTCCATTAATTCTGTCAAAAAGTCTTTTCTCTGATCCAAATCCTTTTTTACCCATTTAATAACACtttcaaatacctaaaaaaataaaataaaattttaactttaatgtcTCAAAACTTTAACATTTAAGATCATTGGCGTTTCTATctaaatattccaaaattaacataatatttatttgttaaaccacccattaatgtattattgggtcataaatatataataaatatatatatatttaacaagctaaagaatatttattagatttttatggtattaaatctatttttattaatgtcaaTACTTTAATAACTTTCTATgtgcctattattattaaattatttgtaataatttttataggtggttttatcatatt is a window of Acyrthosiphon pisum isolate AL4f unplaced genomic scaffold, pea_aphid_22Mar2018_4r6ur Scaffold_4796;HRSCAF=5345, whole genome shotgun sequence DNA encoding:
- the LOC100570346 gene encoding ring canal kelch homolog, whose translation is VFESVIKWVKKDLDQRKDFLTELMEHVRLPIIASRPDILLNIVNEPLLKNNPKCKDFVIEALSFNIQKSVQYFTIPQTIRCKPRQFGDSQKVILMFSESDTSPRCYTEWYDPATKLREKAPGINDGRQKAGLGVIRDQFVFAVGGVNYSYSQSVSMLDVSSQSPSWVPMADMVVGRELLGVGVLDDCIYAVGGYDGNRALNSVEVFDVSNQKWRLVASMSTKRCNLGIGVVNNRLYAVNIYIISLFIICNQGLKLVTGL